CACAGGCAGTCCGTGACCACAACGCTGCTTTCCATATGGCCGCCCTTGATGAGCACGGCCCTTGCGCCCATTTGCAGCAGTTTTTCGCCAGCGGCCGCGGCGTCTTCAAACGTGTCTATGGTGGTGTTGGTCAGCATTTCGGCTTCGGGCCTGTTGGGCGTCAGCAGGTCGCAGCCGGGAATGATGTCATTGATGAGGGCGCTGACGGCGTCTTTGTGCAAAAGATTGCTGCCGCTCTGACTTACGGAAACCGGGTCCACCACAAGCGGAAAGCTGCGTTGGCGCAGTATGGGGGCTACGGCCCTGATGATGGGAGCGGAAAAAAGCATGCCTGTCTTGGCGGCAGCGATGGAAAAGCCGTCAAGCACAGTGTGCAGTTGCAGCGCCACAAAGTCGGGATCAGGGGCGTGTATGCCCGTGACGCCCAGGCCGTTTTGGGCGGTAAGGGCCGTAATGACGCTCATGCCGTAGCCGCCCATGGCCATAATGGTTTTCAGGTCTGCCTGTATGCCCGCACCGCCGCCGGAGTCGG
This DNA window, taken from Desulfovibrio sp. 86, encodes the following:
- the thiD gene encoding bifunctional hydroxymethylpyrimidine kinase/phosphomethylpyrimidine kinase yields the protein MLNPPNILTIAGSDSGGGAGIQADLKTIMAMGGYGMSVITALTAQNGLGVTGIHAPDPDFVALQLHTVLDGFSIAAAKTGMLFSAPIIRAVAPILRQRSFPLVVDPVSVSQSGSNLLHKDAVSALINDIIPGCDLLTPNRPEAEMLTNTTIDTFEDAAAAGEKLLQMGARAVLIKGGHMESSVVVTDCLCIEGQAPKALPQAKVDTINNHGTGCTLSAAIAVGLGKGLPLQVAVTRAQEYLNLALRRSYTPGNGVGPVNHAAALNV